The sequence aaattaatcatgctttataattaatcaaactttaatttatttaacattAATCTgattaacattaattagattctaacaaaataattgtaaaaacaaatttaaaattaatctaattaacattaattagattctaacaaaataatagtaaaaacaaatttaaaattaatcatacttcacatattataaattaattaaaattaatctaattaacattaattagattctaacaaaataattgtaaaaacaaatttaaaattaatctaactaattaaaattaatcatacttcacatattataaattaattaaaattaatctaattaacattaattttaatataataaaataattaattaataaataaaatagcgagaACGAGAGCGTACGGTAGTGGTCGGTGGCGGTGGCGGCAGCAACGTCGTCGAACTGAGAcgataaagaaagaaaatgagatgtgaaagtgagagagaaagagaaagagagagaaataggaCCTGCAGAGGTGGCTGGCCGCCGGCGATGGTCTGACGGCGGCGGCTGGGGGTGGGGGTGCGGCTGGGAGCGGGGGAGGGGGGGGAGGGCTGCGTGAAAAGGAGATCTGGGAAGGGAGACACgatttaatttaacaaatacCAGTGGCaaaatgccgccggtaaataaTATCccacaattaaaattaaacttaaattagattattttataaataccgGCGGCGACCATGCCGCCGATAATGCCGCCAGCCGGTCACCTTGTTTGCCGTCGttgtgccgccggtaattaccggcgggagCTCCGCTGCCGGTAATTCCCGCCGGTATTTCGGCGTTTTTTTGCAGTGTATATTCTAGAAATGGCTATTTTTGTGTCATGTTTTCATACTCTAGAAATCTGATCGATGATACCATCAGACATGAAATGTCTTGCATACAATTTCGCGGGTAAGATTAAATAAATTAGTGGGAAATTTCAACTACAAAGTAAAACATATCAACTTCAGATTCAGCTGCGCCTATGGCATAATATCCACCTCAACTATTTTGGAGATTAAACCCGACCTTCGAATCTTTGTTGCAATTTTTTTCGTTGTCACCATCTTCAACTTGTTCACAGAACTCGTCGACGACCCAATCTCTTCCGGAAGGGTCTCCAGATATGGACAATTCTTGATTTCTGAGTTGATGAGATCAGGCATTGCACCTTCTCCAACTCGTACATTTCTCAGATTCCACAACTCTTTGATGCACAAGAATTGTAGCTCGGGAAACCCGTCGTGCAAGATCACCATTTCTTGACCAACATATGCATTCCTCAATTTGAGGTAGAATATCTTGTGTAGCTTCTCTAGCACTGGCATGGGATCTTCGTTAAGACGGGTATTAACCAACTTCAAGTAACGGATATTTGGAGGGAAATTATCAGCAGTTGGTAACCTAGCAAGGAGTCCATCGAGTTTGAGTGCAACGAGGCCGTGTAGAATACGAAGCTCGTCCAAACAAGGCATGCTTCTGAAACGAAACCCTCTTAAGATTAGGGTTTCAAGATTCTTGAGCTCAGCCAATGATGCAAAGAGCTTGCTTACATTTGAGTTTGCATCCAGTTCTTGAATCCCCAGTTTTCGGAGACTGTACAACGTTTGCAAGCCCGAGAGCTCATATATCCAATTATCAACAGAGAGATGTAGGTCAAGCTCACCAGAGCCCGCAGTGCGTCTATCTTCAAAGGCTTGCGGCAAATCACATCAGACATGTAGATGTGACCGAGGCTACGCAATTCCCATATAATATCTGGCATCTCCATTATAAAGTTTAGAGCTATATCAAGAACCTTGAGTTTTTTCAAGCACTTCAACGAGCGTGGGAGCTCTTGTAAGTAGTTGTTTCTCAATCCCAAGTATCTTAACTCCATCAATGTGCCGATACTTTCTGGTAAAATCTTGAGCCCGAAATCTTCCAAGTCGAGTATCTTAAGTAGTTCAAAGCTCTTCCAATAAGATGGACTGGCGTTCAAGTAGCCACCtccatggaagaagagagaaacaaGATGTTTATCTCGATCCGTGGAGTAGTTGAACTTGTCTCTGCTACATTTGATAACGCGATGACGAGGACTCTGCAAGGGTTGAGCGTTTCCATTACTGCTTAAAATCTCGAAACTTACATCCTCATATGCTTTTTCAATGGATAGCCTGTGAAGAGCATTGACGCGGCAACATTTTATTCCATCGTATATGGTGAAATCCGTCTCTTCAATAATGGATTCCCTAATTAACTCATATAAATATGTCTTAGTTTCGAATTCTGGGACGATTTCTCCTGCTGCCCATATCTGCATCAACTTTTCTGCTCTCAGTGTTGaattttccttgaagaaggcCAGATGCAAGAAACATGACTTCAGTTTTGGATCAAATTTTTGATAGCTCAATTCCAATATCTCCAATATTGCACTCAAATCTATTGGTTGCTGAAGAATTTCTTCCCATTCAATCCCTGAGCATCTCTTCTTTGCTAACTGTTTTCCCACATCTTTTAGAGCCAATGGCAGACCGCCGCATTTTGCCAACATCTCTCTTGCCTTCTTCTCCAACTTCTTTGGGAATGTGTACTCACTTGTGGCTGAGAATATTATTTTCAGAAACAATTGCCAGCTACTATCATAATCCAAACACTTTATGTCATGATTGTAATGAGTGGCTGCGTCTATGTAATAAGTTCCCTTTCTGAGCAGCAATCTACTTCCTTTGTCTGTTTATATGAAAATGATGCAGAAAGGAACGATCAGATGGCTAAATATCCAAAATGCACAagaattactccatccgtccacgaaatgttgTCCCAAGGGAGGGATGCACtggtattaaaaaaaattgcgttgtttatttagttagtggagaaaggggcccACAAATGAAGAAAAGTGTGGAAATTAAAAGTTCATTatgttagtgagtggagaaagagacccacaAATTATTACTTAAAATAGATTATGACAACTTTTTATGGACGGACAAAAATGGCAAATTAGGACAATATTTCGTAGACGAAGGGAGTGTGATTTATAAAGAATGACATTAGtcatatgaaaaataaataacatgagTAGGAACAAAAATGTAGTGCATTTACCACTAATACGAGTCGAACATATCGAGCATTTGTGCATTTATTATTAATGCTTGACATGTTCGACTCGAAGTGGTCGAACATGTCGAGCATTAGCATTTACCACCTTTCCTCAACATGCTCTACCATATCGAGCAAAGTTCGTGAGTCTAGTGATGTAGAATAACTACATGAACTTCAAATCTTTTAACTACAACTAAAAAATTGTATATCCAACCTATAAAAATAGCTTAAATAACATTAACTACGACATGGAAGACATTAACATATCTTTCAAACTAAAAGATTAAGTACGAACTGAAGACACAAAATTTGAGAAAAAGCTTTCCAGGGCTTTAGGTTGtaaagttttattttttgtttgattttcagtttgtacgtaatttttaattaaatgaaggAGGAAACaccgaaaaataaaagaaaaatcatAAGAAAGGGCtactttcttcttcatttcaagctcaaaatggataatttttatagttttcttttatgatggataatatattttatgttttttaatgGGTAAAAACTACCATTAACACTAATTTCTAATTGCACAAGAAAAAGGATGCTTCATAGTTCATTATGTAGCATGATTAATAGGATTAATTAGAgagtgattaaataatccatCCAACTTCGGAGCGATAAATAATGCACTCAATTGCATGATTAGAGTGAGGCTGAGTTATCCATCACGGGCTCAGTCATACAAACCAAACGCTTCGTATAAGTGAAAATGGGAGGACTAGATAAGCAAAAACATGAACACACATACCTTCATGTGGAAGACCTTTCAAGATAGATTTCAAGCACATTTCTTCGGGCCAATCGTCAAGAACTATGAAATATCGCATTCCTTGCAACCGTTGGTGAAGCATCTGTCTCAGACATCGGTTGTCCGCATACTCCATTTTCTTCAATAACAAATCTCTTTCTAGTTCTTCACATTCTACCACCTGTTGTAACAGTTTCTTAAGCACCTCTTTATGACTCAACTCACTTGCGACACTAACCCAAACACGACGGTCGAATCGATCTTTGACGCCTGCATGGTTGTATACTTGTCTCGCAAGAGTCATCTTCCCAATACCAACCATGCCTGGGATAGTAGCAGTTTGAAGTTCTTGTTCCTCGCTAAAAACACCTCTGTGAAGAAGTCGCTTCACGTCTTTTTCCAACCCTACTGCATCTCCTTCTTCGTCATCGCCGTCGTCTCCTTCTAAGCTATTCTCCGCCCCATCAACTCCATATTTAAGCACGCGCGTTTTCACCTCTCCGACCCATGTCTCGAGGTGATGAAGCTTAGCGTAGATGCTCGAGTCATCCTCGACGTTGAGGGCTTCGCGAACCATATCGGCGATGTCAGCTATGAAATAATTTAGCCTGCTCCCTTTTCCCAATTTCTTGTCTCTCAAGAAATCAAGAATAATTCTCATCTCATGAATTACTTTTTCTATCTTCCCGTCGGAGGAATCCGATAACTCAACCAACGATCTCTCAAGCCTTCGTATCACCCATGAGATGAGGGCCTTTGCCATGTTCGTTGTTACCTTAATTAGGCCAACTGCATCCATAGACCATCATTATAGTTGCATAGATAAAACAATCAAATTATTCAATAATATTTGCATGTAGCTAGCCTTTCTTATATAGCAAAAGGTAATTATATTCatatagataaaaatatgaaaatagtaGCCTTTTTTGCAATTATGCCCTTATATGCTTACACATTTTTCGTGAATCAAAATCCGTGTATATAACATTGTTACACGATATCTCTATATAGAAGGCGAATCATATACGTAGAACTCAATCCTAGTCGCATGTAGATCTGGATTATTTAACAGTTAACGCGTTTCTTTAATATATTGAAGTAGTATATACGTATTTTATTTGATGTTTTCTGGAATTAACTTTTTTAACGTAGTTTCATCATGCATATAGAatagatatactccctccatcccctAAATAAATTCCTAGGAAATTAATAAGTGACATTAATCCTTTaaacatcattcaaattaatatccttctcaaaaaaaaaaaaaaatcaaatctacATGGAAGGAAATTACCGTTACGTgattcttcttttttatctttGCTTGTCTCGATCCTCCAATGAACCCTTTTTTCTTATCTTTCAAGTTAAAACAAAGTTGCAAGAGAGAATTAAATTAAGCATACAAAGAGGAAAATTGGCGTTTCTTTCATGGTTTCATAGTATTTGCAAAAGTTTTCGTAATAATGTAGAGTCGCAATTAAAATAGAAGGCATGAAGGGGATGAAAGCAGATGCAGCCAGTTGTTCTTATTATAAGTAAATTAGTTGTTTTCTATTTTCCATCAGAAACCGCGTGCAAGTTTCCACCTTCACCCCACATGCTTCGTGCAAATTagtcaataaattattttactaaTATAGTAACCATTATTAATTTAATCGAAAGTCAACTCTAATTACAATTCtgctaattaataattatagaCAGATGAGAAACGCTTGTCAGTTGCTGCTGTATTCACATGATCGATatttgttttcttatgactAGTAATACTAATATACTTTGATTGGCTCTTTCCCCataaatatcatattttattttaatatagatTGGTTGTTCATAAATGTCACATTAATGCATCATGCATGTTGACACAGTAATTACAGGTTATATTTATATGGCCAGGAACTGGTACATCACTTTTCTTAGGTGTATTTAGATTCAAATTTGAACCACACATTTTGTTTATGTAGACATACCAAAAGCGCGATACATGGCTCCTCAAGTACAAAAAACGCCATATAGGAAGAAACCggtttcaagaaaaaaaaaaatgtacataTGATGTATTATTAAATTCACGCGGATCTCATACTTATCGTATTTGTGTTTAACTATATATAGGTAATAGGCATT comes from Salvia miltiorrhiza cultivar Shanhuang (shh) chromosome 3, IMPLAD_Smil_shh, whole genome shotgun sequence and encodes:
- the LOC131017140 gene encoding probable disease resistance protein At1g58390 — encoded protein: MDAVGLIKVTTNMAKALISWVIRRLERSLVELSDSSDGKIEKVIHEMRIILDFLRDKKLGKGSRLNYFIADIADMVREALNVEDDSSIYAKLHHLETWVGEVKTRVLKYGVDGAENSLEGDDGDDEEGDAVGLEKDVKRLLHRGVFSEEQELQTATIPGMVGIGKMTLARQVYNHAGVKDRFDRRVWVSVASELSHKEVLKKLLQQVVECEELERDLLLKKMEYADNRCLRQMLHQRLQGMRYFIVLDDWPEEMCLKSILKGLPHEDKGSRLLLRKGTYYIDAATHYNHDIKCLDYDSSWQLFLKIIFSATSEYTFPKKLEKKAREMLAKCGGLPLALKDVGKQLAKKRCSGIEWEEILQQPIDLSAILEILELSYQKFDPKLKSCFLHLAFFKENSTLRAEKLMQIWAAGEIVPEFETKTYLYELIRESIIEETDFTIYDGIKCCRVNALHRLSIEKAYEDVSFEILSSNGNAQPLQSPRHRVIKCSRDKFNYSTDRDKHLVSLFFHGGGYLNASPSYWKSFELLKILDLEDFGLKILPESIGTLMELRYLGLRNNYLQELPRSLKCLKKLKVLDIALNFIMEMPDIIWELRSLGHIYMSDVICRKPLKIDALRALVSLTYISLLIIGYMSSRACKRCTVSENWGFKNWMQTQM